One window from the genome of Saccharicrinis carchari encodes:
- a CDS encoding WcaF family extracellular polysaccharide biosynthesis acetyltransferase, whose translation MKRTNLSKYNNNWYNPGNTIKRTLWYFVNAVFFICPLNPSSGIKKILLKLFGANIGAGVVIKPGINIKYPWKLNIGENTWIGEKVWIDNLEQVNIGSNCCLSQGAVLLCGNHNYKKETFDLMVGNITLEDGVWIGAQAMLTPGTLCKTHAVLSVQSVGSGILESYSVYRGNPAVKVKDRIIE comes from the coding sequence ATGAAGCGGACAAATCTTTCAAAATATAACAACAATTGGTACAATCCCGGTAACACCATTAAAAGAACACTTTGGTATTTTGTAAACGCAGTTTTTTTCATCTGTCCTTTGAATCCTTCGTCAGGAATAAAAAAAATATTGTTAAAATTATTTGGTGCCAATATTGGCGCCGGCGTGGTAATAAAGCCCGGCATAAACATAAAATATCCATGGAAGCTTAATATCGGTGAAAACACCTGGATTGGTGAGAAGGTTTGGATAGACAACCTGGAACAGGTAAACATTGGTAGCAATTGCTGCCTGTCGCAAGGTGCCGTATTGCTATGTGGCAACCACAATTACAAAAAGGAGACTTTTGATTTGATGGTAGGAAACATAACACTTGAGGATGGAGTTTGGATAGGTGCCCAGGCCATGCTAACCCCGGGTACGCTGTGTAAAACACATGCGGTTCTGTCGGTGCAATCGGTTGGTTCGGGAATTTTGGAATCCTACTCGGTGTATAGGGGTAATCCGGCAGTAAAGGTAAAAGACAGGATAATAGAATAA
- a CDS encoding sensor histidine kinase gives MKNKSFTGLVILMGFSLLGIITVQFFWMNNAIKVRKEKFDATVYDALQATVHRAQRERAASHFIERLIPSPYAQNIATDTLPRELPYFPDASPRQNRYSPGDIEKDKNPTVPYRSSHVEGYIEIQRNGKSQQVIISEHNFNFEDNKQTNRAEQLIRQWQDSLKQVLSKGGNINPLSILNQFSYEIEMRSSDVSNRIDTKNLTRILNYELKARGIDLGYEYAVINRNNGAISKLVSNNYKKEKSNFSFVVNLFPDDFFRNWTPMALDVYFPKEDIFIYKSLHLLLGSSFIFTLFILITFYFTLRTILNQKKLSEIKSDFISNMTHEFKTPIATINLATDNIANPMIIDKPAHISPFLKIIKEENKRMNNQVERVLQMSLIEKKDFQVVRVKTDLHALINDAVGNMQLLAEQKQAQIITKLQAQRTILKVDEVHFTNVIMNLVENALKYSKENPVIELTTQNSKTGIEINVIDNGIGMTKEQQNKVFDKFFRATRGNIHNVKGFGLGLSYVKAIVDEHKGSIIVKSKPGEGSTFKLLLPYA, from the coding sequence ATGAAGAATAAATCGTTCACTGGACTTGTAATTTTGATGGGCTTTTCGCTGTTGGGTATTATCACCGTTCAGTTTTTTTGGATGAACAATGCCATAAAAGTTCGTAAGGAGAAGTTTGATGCTACCGTTTACGATGCACTGCAAGCTACCGTACACAGAGCACAGCGTGAGCGCGCGGCCAGTCACTTTATTGAGCGCTTGATACCCTCGCCTTATGCGCAAAATATAGCCACGGACACCTTACCCCGGGAACTGCCCTATTTTCCGGATGCCAGCCCCAGGCAAAACCGATATTCGCCCGGCGACATAGAAAAAGACAAAAACCCAACTGTACCCTACCGCAGCAGCCATGTGGAAGGTTATATAGAAATCCAACGCAACGGCAAATCGCAGCAGGTAATTATATCGGAACACAACTTTAATTTTGAGGACAATAAGCAAACAAATCGGGCCGAGCAGCTGATCCGACAATGGCAGGATTCCTTAAAACAGGTACTATCAAAAGGGGGCAATATAAATCCACTTAGCATATTAAATCAATTCAGTTACGAAATTGAGATGCGTTCCTCCGACGTGAGTAACAGGATTGATACCAAAAACCTGACACGCATTCTGAACTATGAACTGAAGGCACGGGGTATCGACTTAGGGTATGAATATGCAGTGATAAATCGGAATAATGGTGCCATTAGTAAACTGGTCTCCAACAACTACAAAAAGGAAAAAAGTAATTTTAGCTTTGTAGTTAACTTATTTCCGGATGATTTTTTCAGAAACTGGACACCAATGGCTTTAGATGTATATTTTCCCAAGGAAGATATTTTTATCTATAAATCCTTGCATCTGCTTCTGGGCTCATCTTTTATATTTACCCTTTTTATACTTATTACCTTTTATTTTACCCTGCGTACCATACTAAACCAAAAGAAACTCTCTGAAATAAAATCGGACTTTATTAGTAACATGACACATGAGTTTAAAACCCCCATAGCCACCATCAATTTGGCAACCGATAATATTGCTAATCCGATGATTATTGACAAACCCGCACATATTTCGCCATTTTTGAAAATAATTAAGGAAGAAAATAAAAGAATGAACAACCAGGTAGAGCGGGTGCTGCAAATGTCGCTGATCGAAAAAAAAGACTTTCAAGTAGTCCGGGTTAAAACAGATTTACATGCTTTGATTAACGATGCGGTTGGAAATATGCAACTGCTGGCCGAACAAAAACAAGCCCAAATAATTACCAAATTACAAGCACAACGTACGATTTTAAAGGTTGATGAAGTTCATTTTACCAATGTAATTATGAACTTAGTAGAAAACGCCTTAAAATACAGTAAAGAAAACCCGGTGATAGAACTGACTACGCAGAACAGCAAAACGGGGATAGAAATTAATGTGATAGACAATGGTATAGGTATGACCAAGGAGCAACAAAACAAGGTGTTCGATAAGTTTTTCCGTGCCACCAGAGGAAACATCCATAACGTAAAAGGTTTTGGCTTGGGTTTAAGTTACGTAAAGGCCATAGTAGATGAACATAAGGGGAGTATTATTGTAAAGAGTAAACCGGGTGAGGGTTCTACCTTTAAATTACTTTTACCATATGCGTGA
- a CDS encoding PorT family protein, whose protein sequence is MKRFNKKYRELLRQDAPKAPDDVWKKLSSQLDLDAAEMRLNEQEKNMIEEVWQDLDVQLDIDQVWNGISGELDKDEEKVLSPKTKFPYWAVAAAILLLILMGDTGLVRYLNLGSSPEQLADVQLTAGGDSSKYSTHATVEEQNENKSNQLSLATVINDTTLTDVSTKFGNEEKARDIKTHPKANKETNRINEKSHSLKQNEGKRNLMAYVPATMKTRKDESREQQRLNLSDKKREDVASYSKDAYLIGKDAFVTQQQQFKPELKAIHPDQKILSPNVINGFDLPFARVEEPSLTAYNKKYSKWSTGVVTAVKNTYLLNSETKDGFSATGMNESKITVMPDIGLNVQYALSPRYVLSTNLFFTSSLKQKYNTYSYGEYVSKQLQLDYWASELAIKQNARNNIFSSEKIVRRNIVGFYVAALRSASQKIVNEPTDITSKYTRFDYGLVLGQEIEFVSHGPITVSSGLTFKYGLPNVYAGDSALPGNLNQTHNASFEFRVGIAYQWKTNKGIDHYLSFLIGK, encoded by the coding sequence GTGAAACGCTTTAATAAAAAATATCGTGAATTGTTGAGGCAGGATGCGCCCAAAGCACCGGACGACGTATGGAAAAAGCTATCGTCGCAGCTGGATTTGGATGCAGCCGAAATGCGCCTGAATGAGCAGGAGAAAAATATGATTGAGGAGGTTTGGCAAGACCTGGATGTCCAGCTAGATATTGACCAGGTATGGAATGGTATTTCGGGTGAGTTAGACAAAGACGAGGAGAAAGTCCTATCCCCTAAAACAAAGTTTCCTTATTGGGCAGTAGCTGCCGCCATTTTGCTGCTGATATTGATGGGCGATACCGGTTTAGTGCGATACTTGAACCTTGGCTCAAGCCCTGAGCAATTGGCTGATGTACAATTAACGGCTGGAGGCGATTCCTCAAAGTATTCTACACATGCTACGGTGGAAGAACAAAACGAAAACAAATCAAATCAACTTTCCTTAGCAACTGTTATAAACGATACAACGCTTACAGACGTGTCGACAAAGTTTGGAAACGAGGAAAAAGCTAGGGATATAAAAACTCACCCAAAAGCAAATAAAGAAACCAACAGGATAAACGAAAAGAGCCATAGCCTAAAACAAAATGAAGGCAAGCGTAATTTAATGGCTTATGTACCGGCAACAATGAAAACCCGTAAGGATGAAAGCCGGGAACAGCAGCGATTAAACCTAAGTGACAAGAAAAGGGAGGATGTGGCTTCGTATTCCAAAGATGCTTATTTAATAGGTAAAGATGCTTTTGTAACACAACAACAGCAATTTAAACCCGAACTGAAAGCCATTCATCCTGATCAAAAAATACTAAGCCCTAATGTAATCAATGGTTTTGACTTGCCATTTGCTAGGGTCGAAGAACCAAGCTTAACGGCATACAATAAAAAATACAGTAAGTGGTCCACCGGTGTGGTCACAGCCGTAAAAAATACTTATCTGCTCAATTCAGAAACCAAAGATGGCTTTTCGGCCACAGGCATGAACGAATCCAAAATTACGGTAATGCCGGATATCGGTTTAAACGTGCAATATGCGCTTAGCCCGCGTTATGTTTTAAGTACAAACCTTTTTTTTACTTCCAGCTTAAAGCAAAAATACAACACCTACAGTTATGGCGAATATGTGAGCAAACAGTTGCAATTAGATTATTGGGCAAGCGAGTTGGCTATTAAGCAAAATGCCCGAAACAATATTTTTAGTTCTGAAAAGATAGTGCGACGCAATATTGTAGGTTTTTATGTGGCTGCGCTGCGTTCGGCATCCCAAAAAATTGTAAACGAACCTACCGACATCACTTCAAAATATACCAGGTTCGATTATGGGCTTGTTCTGGGACAGGAAATAGAATTTGTTTCCCATGGCCCCATCACGGTATCCAGCGGACTGACCTTTAAATACGGTTTGCCTAATGTATATGCCGGCGACAGCGCTCTTCCTGGTAACCTGAACCAAACGCATAATGCCTCCTTCGAGTTCCGTGTGGGTATTGCCTATCAATGGAAAACCAATAAAGGAATCGATCATTACCTCTCATTTTTGATTGGTAAATAA
- a CDS encoding cell division ATP-binding protein FtsE, producing MSKNKAVETENIQNNVVELKNAVIRHQENIVLKDVNVEVAKGEFIYLIGKVGSGKSSLLKALYGEVNVTEGYVFAVGYDLGKIKSKQIPFLRRKMGIIFQDFQLLSDRSVYENLSFVLKATGWKNKKAMDARIREVLTQVDMVHKGYKMPHQLSGGEQQRIGIARALLNEPELILADEPTGNLDPETTNDLMQLLLKISESGKTVIMATHNYGMVDKYKGRILKCEDARLKEESSVEV from the coding sequence ATGAGCAAAAATAAAGCTGTAGAAACCGAAAACATTCAAAACAATGTAGTAGAACTTAAAAATGCCGTTATCCGCCATCAGGAAAATATTGTACTAAAGGATGTTAACGTAGAAGTAGCCAAAGGCGAATTTATTTATTTGATAGGAAAAGTAGGAAGCGGTAAATCGAGCTTATTGAAAGCACTTTACGGCGAAGTGAATGTTACCGAGGGGTATGTGTTTGCCGTTGGCTACGATCTGGGTAAGATAAAATCGAAACAAATACCGTTTTTGAGACGGAAAATGGGAATTATCTTTCAGGATTTTCAGTTATTGAGCGACCGGTCGGTGTACGAGAACCTAAGCTTTGTACTAAAGGCTACCGGCTGGAAAAACAAAAAAGCAATGGACGCACGTATTCGCGAGGTACTTACGCAAGTAGATATGGTGCATAAAGGCTATAAGATGCCGCACCAGCTATCCGGAGGCGAACAGCAACGTATCGGTATTGCTCGTGCCCTACTCAACGAACCCGAGTTAATATTAGCCGACGAGCCCACCGGTAACCTGGATCCTGAAACCACCAATGACCTAATGCAATTGCTACTCAAAATTTCGGAAAGTGGCAAAACGGTAATCATGGCCACGCATAACTATGGCATGGTGGACAAATACAAAGGACGGATATTAAAATGCGAAGATGCCCGACTTAAAGAAGAAAGCAGCGTGGAGGTTTAA
- a CDS encoding family 16 glycoside hydrolase translates to MKQFFSVALAAVLITSCVSQNKMNTLTEQEKQEGWELLFDGKTTKGWHTFGKKSISGWTVKDGVLHNSGIGSDSGGDIATDEVYDSFELYLEWKATNESNSGIFYLADEKFSDVIYETGPEYQLLDDKGWPTELSPSQYSGANYDMNPPVGAEVKPLDEFNVTRIIVDGPHVEHWLNGKKVVEYELWSPQWYQDKANSKWAEFPNYGMAKKGRIGLQDHGGLTMFRNIKIRRL, encoded by the coding sequence ATGAAACAATTTTTTTCCGTAGCGTTGGCTGCAGTATTAATTACTTCATGTGTATCGCAAAATAAAATGAACACTTTAACAGAACAAGAAAAACAAGAAGGATGGGAGCTTTTATTCGACGGTAAAACGACCAAAGGATGGCATACCTTTGGAAAAAAATCCATCTCCGGATGGACGGTAAAGGACGGTGTTCTTCATAATTCAGGCATAGGGAGCGATTCTGGTGGCGATATTGCAACGGATGAAGTGTACGATAGTTTTGAGTTGTATTTAGAATGGAAAGCAACCAACGAAAGTAACAGCGGTATTTTTTATTTGGCCGATGAAAAATTTAGTGATGTTATATACGAAACAGGCCCTGAGTATCAATTACTGGACGACAAGGGCTGGCCTACGGAACTCTCCCCTTCGCAATATTCGGGTGCCAATTACGATATGAATCCGCCTGTAGGCGCCGAGGTAAAGCCCTTGGACGAGTTTAACGTTACACGTATCATTGTGGATGGCCCACATGTTGAGCATTGGCTGAATGGGAAAAAAGTAGTAGAGTACGAACTATGGAGTCCACAATGGTATCAGGATAAAGCCAATAGCAAATGGGCGGAATTTCCCAACTATGGTATGGCCAAAAAAGGTAGGATTGGTTTACAGGATCATGGCGGATTGACTATGTTTCGCAATATTAAAATCAGGCGACTGTAG
- a CDS encoding RNA polymerase sigma factor — translation METNDEALLKGCRQHQRKAQEQLYRLYAGEMLRICLAYEPDRDEAKDILQNAFLKVFRNIEAYNGKGALKAWIRRIITNTAIDAYRKKQQNQTLRIDDVSQYAEPAEEFSDPLVCQDLLRQVEQLPDGARMVFNLYAIEGYTHKEIGEKLQISEGTSKSQLNRARKILNEQLNNMDST, via the coding sequence ATGGAGACCAATGACGAAGCGTTGTTAAAGGGGTGCAGGCAACATCAACGTAAAGCACAGGAACAGCTTTACCGTTTATATGCGGGGGAGATGCTACGCATATGTTTGGCTTATGAACCCGATAGAGACGAAGCAAAGGATATTTTGCAAAATGCCTTTTTAAAGGTGTTCAGAAATATTGAGGCATACAACGGAAAAGGTGCACTTAAAGCGTGGATACGACGTATTATTACCAATACCGCTATTGATGCCTATCGTAAAAAGCAACAAAACCAAACCTTAAGAATAGATGATGTAAGCCAGTACGCCGAACCGGCCGAAGAGTTTTCGGATCCGCTGGTATGTCAGGATTTGCTTCGCCAGGTGGAGCAGTTGCCCGATGGTGCCCGCATGGTTTTTAATTTGTATGCCATTGAAGGATATACGCATAAAGAAATAGGGGAGAAGCTGCAAATATCGGAGGGAACATCTAAGTCGCAGCTCAATAGAGCCCGAAAAATATTGAATGAACAGTTAAACAATATGGATAGCACATAA
- a CDS encoding tetratricopeptide repeat protein: MIHTNKLSLTILALLISISVVSQQSIGFKQPEKDFDKAMELFYLNKFGSAREQFEKFISNSVRAESNLISEAYYYRALCAKELENGDAEYLFEQFAIEHPESNKGAYTYFHLGDMQMNRKKYRQALREFKNVNERKLDKDTQLAFKFKKGYCHFMQEEYDVANGYFYDLKDIDNKYYEASNYYYAHIQYQKENYETALMGFERLANVKAFEKVVPFYIAQIHYLKGDYDAAITYALPLMEEGTQKRRADMARIVGESYFAKKDYANSITFFEKTIALSEKARREDYYHLGFAYYYQKKYDKAAEYLSMVTSANDKMAQNAYYHLADCHLKLSDKKRARVAFEAASKLNFDKDIQEDALFNTIKLNYELSYSPFNEIINSFMSFIEMFPESDKIDLAYDYLGKVFLSTKNYKQALGALEQIKIKSAGIYKAIQRVAYYHAIDLFTNLRFDEAISFFDYSLQYQSYDNQLKVKAYYWRGEAKYRQNQYAEAVKDYNSFILMPGSFETTYFAIAHYNIGYAEFKLKNYEKARSWWRKYIKMEMDKDAPTIGDAYNRIGDCYFVERNFDQAMSFYELGSSFSDGSPDYAMYQKGISLGIVKQHEDKIAELKDLINRYPNSAYVDDALFEMGNSYLAINDLDNAIRQYKTIKEKHPTSSYSKKAMLQLGLVYYNASDYNNSMAFYKRVVNEFPGTQEATESLLGIRNIYMDRGDLDGYVRYTKGLGSFAQVDEREQDSLSYVSAERYYMEGNCDVAVRNLKQYLKKHPKGMFVLNANYYMADCLYKQGNKKEALRAYQEVTNRSKNIFTEDALIRSGEINYGMENYRAALVNFQRLEKVAEIQENRIEARIGVLRSYYQLKDGDNSIEAAQTIINDPKAAGEIVREAQYIKAGAHMIKGDLQNALAEYKVLAKNTQSAEGAEAKYIVAKHYYDSGDTKRAEDEVFDFANKGTSHQYWLARSFIVLADIYQDRGENFQAKQYLQSIAENYTGDDDIMEMVNQRLAIIKQKMAVSTAAESADSLKIQQ, from the coding sequence ATGATACATACGAATAAGCTTTCCCTAACTATACTTGCTTTATTGATAAGCATCAGTGTTGTATCCCAGCAATCTATCGGTTTTAAGCAGCCCGAAAAAGACTTTGACAAGGCTATGGAGCTATTTTATCTCAACAAATTTGGCTCGGCTCGTGAGCAATTTGAGAAATTTATCTCCAACTCCGTGCGTGCCGAATCAAACCTGATTTCGGAAGCTTATTATTATAGAGCTTTGTGCGCCAAAGAGTTGGAAAATGGAGATGCCGAATATCTTTTTGAGCAATTTGCGATAGAACATCCGGAGAGCAATAAAGGAGCTTACACCTATTTTCATTTGGGCGACATGCAGATGAACCGAAAAAAATACCGCCAGGCTTTACGTGAGTTTAAAAACGTAAATGAGCGTAAACTCGATAAGGACACCCAACTGGCTTTTAAGTTTAAAAAAGGTTATTGTCATTTTATGCAGGAAGAATATGATGTAGCCAATGGTTACTTCTACGATTTAAAAGATATTGACAATAAATATTATGAGGCATCCAACTATTATTATGCCCATATACAATACCAAAAGGAAAATTACGAAACGGCATTAATGGGATTTGAACGCCTGGCCAATGTAAAAGCATTTGAAAAAGTGGTGCCCTTTTATATAGCCCAGATTCATTATTTAAAGGGCGATTACGATGCAGCCATAACCTATGCGCTGCCCTTAATGGAGGAAGGTACCCAAAAACGCAGGGCAGATATGGCTCGTATAGTGGGTGAATCGTATTTTGCCAAAAAAGATTATGCCAATTCTATTACCTTCTTTGAAAAAACCATTGCCTTATCAGAAAAAGCGCGCCGCGAAGATTATTATCATCTGGGATTTGCTTATTACTATCAAAAAAAATACGATAAGGCGGCAGAGTACCTTAGCATGGTTACCAGCGCTAACGATAAAATGGCGCAGAATGCCTATTATCATTTGGCCGATTGCCATCTTAAGTTGAGCGATAAAAAAAGAGCACGGGTGGCTTTTGAGGCCGCTTCTAAATTAAATTTTGACAAGGATATCCAGGAAGATGCATTGTTTAATACCATCAAGCTCAATTACGAACTTTCTTATTCGCCGTTTAACGAGATTATCAACTCCTTTATGAGTTTTATAGAAATGTTCCCTGAAAGCGACAAGATTGATTTGGCCTACGATTACCTGGGTAAGGTATTTCTTTCTACCAAAAATTACAAACAGGCCTTAGGAGCTTTGGAGCAAATAAAAATTAAAAGTGCAGGCATTTACAAGGCCATTCAAAGAGTGGCTTACTACCATGCCATCGATTTGTTTACTAACCTGCGTTTTGATGAGGCCATTAGCTTTTTCGATTATAGCTTGCAATATCAAAGCTACGACAATCAACTAAAGGTAAAGGCCTATTACTGGCGGGGCGAGGCCAAATATCGTCAAAACCAATACGCCGAAGCAGTGAAGGACTACAACAGTTTTATTTTGATGCCGGGAAGCTTTGAGACTACTTATTTTGCTATAGCACATTATAACATAGGCTATGCCGAGTTTAAGCTAAAAAACTACGAAAAAGCCCGTTCGTGGTGGCGAAAATATATTAAAATGGAAATGGATAAGGATGCGCCTACCATTGGCGATGCTTATAATAGAATAGGAGACTGCTATTTTGTAGAGCGTAACTTTGATCAGGCCATGAGTTTTTATGAGCTGGGGAGTAGCTTTTCAGATGGTTCTCCCGATTATGCCATGTATCAGAAAGGTATTTCTTTGGGAATAGTAAAACAGCATGAGGATAAAATAGCAGAGCTGAAAGACTTAATAAACAGGTACCCTAATTCAGCTTACGTAGATGATGCGCTGTTCGAAATGGGTAACTCCTATCTCGCAATTAACGATTTAGACAATGCCATCAGGCAGTATAAAACTATTAAGGAAAAACACCCTACCAGCAGTTATTCAAAAAAAGCCATGTTGCAGTTGGGCTTGGTGTATTATAATGCGTCTGATTACAATAACTCTATGGCTTTTTATAAGCGTGTAGTCAATGAGTTTCCGGGTACACAAGAAGCCACAGAATCCTTGCTGGGTATACGAAATATATATATGGATAGGGGCGATTTGGACGGTTATGTGAGATATACCAAGGGGCTGGGTAGTTTTGCACAAGTGGACGAAAGAGAGCAGGATTCTTTAAGTTATGTTTCTGCCGAACGGTATTATATGGAGGGAAATTGCGATGTGGCCGTTAGGAATTTAAAACAGTATTTAAAAAAACATCCAAAAGGCATGTTTGTGCTTAATGCCAATTACTACATGGCCGATTGCCTATATAAACAAGGTAACAAAAAAGAAGCATTACGTGCCTATCAGGAAGTAACCAACCGGAGTAAAAACATTTTTACCGAAGATGCACTTATCCGTTCCGGCGAAATCAATTATGGAATGGAGAACTACCGGGCGGCTCTCGTTAATTTTCAACGTTTAGAGAAAGTAGCTGAGATACAAGAGAACAGAATAGAGGCACGCATCGGTGTTTTGCGCAGTTACTATCAATTAAAAGATGGCGACAACTCTATTGAAGCGGCGCAAACAATAATAAACGATCCCAAGGCAGCGGGCGAAATTGTGCGTGAGGCACAATACATAAAAGCAGGTGCCCATATGATAAAGGGAGACCTGCAAAACGCGCTTGCCGAATATAAAGTACTGGCCAAAAACACGCAGAGTGCTGAGGGTGCCGAAGCCAAATATATTGTGGCGAAGCATTATTACGACTCGGGCGATACCAAAAGAGCCGAAGACGAAGTGTTCGACTTTGCCAACAAAGGCACCTCACACCAGTATTGGCTGGCCCGAAGTTTTATAGTATTGGCGGATATTTATCAGGATAGAGGGGAGAATTTTCAGGCTAAGCAGTATTTGCAAAGCATTGCTGAAAACTATACCGGCGACGATGATATTATGGAAATGGTAAACCAAAGGCTGGCTATCATCAAACAAAAAATGGCCGTTTCAACCGCCGCCGAGTCAGCCGACTCATTAAAAATTCAACAATAA
- a CDS encoding response regulator transcription factor, giving the protein MSVKKKVFMVEDDQNFGTVMKSYLEINGFEVTWVKDGANALKTFVPAHFDICILDVMLPHVDGFTIGKEIKNKEEDIPLIFLTAKTLKDDVLQGFGIGADDYVTKPFDSEILIAKINAILNRSANKDDESIQNIFTLGRIEFNVEMRTLTSPGKVEQLSPKEAELLRMLCLDMNRVMPREKALNKIWGENSYFTTRSMDVYITKLRKYLRADPRIEIVNIHGSGYLLKLEE; this is encoded by the coding sequence ATGAGCGTTAAGAAAAAAGTATTTATGGTTGAAGACGACCAAAATTTTGGTACTGTCATGAAATCCTACCTCGAAATAAACGGCTTTGAAGTAACCTGGGTAAAAGATGGAGCCAATGCCCTTAAAACTTTTGTGCCGGCTCATTTTGATATATGCATCCTGGATGTGATGCTTCCGCATGTGGATGGTTTTACCATAGGCAAAGAAATAAAAAATAAGGAGGAAGATATACCGTTGATTTTCCTGACGGCCAAAACACTCAAGGATGATGTACTACAGGGCTTCGGTATCGGCGCCGATGATTATGTAACCAAACCATTTGATTCGGAAATCTTAATAGCAAAAATAAATGCCATCCTCAACCGTAGTGCCAATAAGGATGACGAAAGTATACAAAATATATTTACACTGGGTCGAATAGAGTTTAACGTGGAGATGCGTACACTCACTTCGCCGGGCAAGGTGGAACAACTCTCACCTAAAGAAGCCGAACTTTTAAGAATGTTATGCCTGGATATGAACCGGGTGATGCCCCGCGAAAAAGCCCTTAACAAAATATGGGGCGAAAACAGCTACTTTACCACGCGAAGCATGGACGTGTACATCACCAAACTGCGCAAGTATTTGCGCGCGGATCCCCGCATTGAAATTGTGAATATTCATGGCAGCGGTTATCTCTTAAAACTAGAAGAATAG
- a CDS encoding amidohydrolase family protein, with translation MNYIVIKNGFVVKESAIITEDILVGGNKVLQIGQNLPRPNSETPVIDATGKYVLPGAVDMNRHFLYLGKNEKTKKELKKLNQAEIYNGTTTMLDAVDSFHGKNYLHNISNAKEMAHYNLIDYGFHLSFADAKKNMVGALDHSYIHEGISTILVNISSWDNFNINILESTLRAASSYPLLIICDLIIPEAGKNEEDQAELNGTNVLNRHLQSLTELLQMGLKHKCPLMFLNVEFKEELNRIQEGIKKGGEFFVSINMPFSIDISDITGLARPDKLSGLSTRQPLSPISAGEVWQLVKNKRFLINPPPYNIAIEDSVEEGLVYNRPDKFFYLRNYLSMLFTVGVSEGQINILDMVDIVSARPAKIMGLWPQKGVLQPGADADFVVWNPTFDRNLYCSILSADRQSFKKYKLKGRPDFVFAKGRMMYNGESFYPKHADGSFVYRSAPML, from the coding sequence ATGAATTATATCGTTATAAAAAATGGTTTTGTGGTAAAAGAATCGGCTATTATAACCGAAGACATTTTGGTTGGGGGCAATAAAGTTTTGCAAATAGGTCAAAATCTGCCACGTCCGAATAGCGAAACGCCCGTAATTGACGCCACGGGTAAATATGTGCTGCCCGGTGCGGTGGATATGAATCGTCATTTTTTGTACCTCGGGAAAAATGAAAAGACAAAGAAAGAGTTGAAAAAATTGAACCAGGCAGAAATATATAACGGGACTACTACTATGCTTGATGCTGTTGATAGTTTTCATGGAAAAAACTATCTGCATAACATAAGTAATGCCAAGGAAATGGCGCATTACAATTTAATTGATTACGGATTCCATCTGTCCTTTGCCGACGCCAAAAAAAACATGGTTGGGGCATTGGATCATAGCTATATACACGAAGGAATATCTACCATTCTGGTAAATATATCGTCGTGGGATAATTTCAATATTAATATTCTTGAATCTACACTTCGTGCTGCCTCAAGCTATCCTTTACTCATTATTTGTGACTTGATAATTCCCGAGGCCGGTAAAAATGAGGAAGATCAGGCTGAGCTTAATGGCACCAACGTTTTAAATCGTCATTTACAGTCGCTTACCGAATTGTTGCAAATGGGCTTAAAACATAAGTGTCCGCTAATGTTTTTAAATGTTGAGTTTAAAGAAGAGTTGAACAGGATACAGGAGGGAATTAAGAAAGGGGGGGAGTTTTTTGTGAGCATTAACATGCCTTTCTCTATTGATATATCTGACATAACAGGACTGGCTCGTCCGGATAAATTAAGCGGCTTAAGCACCCGCCAACCGCTGAGTCCGATTAGCGCCGGGGAGGTTTGGCAATTGGTAAAAAATAAACGCTTCTTAATTAATCCACCGCCTTATAATATAGCTATAGAGGATAGCGTTGAGGAGGGCTTGGTTTATAACCGACCGGATAAGTTTTTTTATTTGCGTAATTATTTAAGCATGCTGTTTACCGTAGGTGTGAGCGAAGGCCAAATCAATATTTTAGACATGGTAGATATTGTTTCGGCCCGTCCCGCCAAAATAATGGGGCTATGGCCTCAAAAGGGAGTGTTACAGCCCGGGGCCGATGCCGATTTTGTTGTATGGAACCCTACCTTCGACAGAAATTTGTATTGCTCTATCCTTTCCGCCGACCGCCAATCTTTTAAAAAGTACAAATTGAAAGGGCGACCCGATTTTGTTTTTGCAAAAGGGCGCATGATGTACAACGGCGAATCGTTTTACCCCAAACATGCCGACGGTAGTTTTGTGTATCGATCGGCACCAATGCTTTAA